The following coding sequences are from one Veillonella rodentium window:
- a CDS encoding YadA-like family protein produces the protein MKMDKKKLVYLCVGACVTTTFFPAIQVDAAGLSATSLNVGDQNTATGNYVATIGYKNKATGENSIVIGDNSQATGASSVAMGSEAKALAKNSFALGTKTTANGVSSVAFGNGTSTAAGATGATAFGYETKANAVSATAFGYQTEASGSNSTTFGNNTKASGEQSTAFGSETIAEGKNATAFGYKTNAKGEDATAFGIGTIASGTQATAFGLENIASAKSATAFGSNNTASGENSTVFGAKNIASGSLSTVFGFESKATNTQATAFGNSTEANGVVATAFGNESVANGTYATAFGNWTVANGTASTAFGAGSHAYGKKSTAFGSESRAHGENSLAALGGYTGANALNGVALGWGSKVEKADTYALGTLSTAHGEKGATAIGTSSLAAGDYTTAIGYQAGSQSTATMAPNDGTVRIDTSSLQKSNDSIFIGKNAGRDVLGADNVVIGNYNVADNAPGTNKGTFAGITAVGREAKVLSNKGVAVGYTSSVAANSESAIAIGDQASAKNAPKGIAIGKGAKAEAEDAISIGTGNTVSGAHSGAIGDPTTITGTGTYTVGNNNGTVAANESGAFGNNNTFSGTINNVRVIGNNNTASADNAMILGNQSSVSGAGGVAIGTNAAAVKDYDMAIGHLASATGTATGGQFSGAALAIGTGATATGQNAVSIGNGAKAANTSTIALGGTADGYAGTALGYLANAGDTSAAAMGYNAQAAGAYATAVGSASKATGSTATAIGADSKANNAEDVALGASSETADAVGTPSSVINGVTHNFAGQNPNSTVSVGKVGVERTITNVAAGRISAASTDAINGSQLFAVTEELNKGIVYSGDVKAAAAGTNEFMQRFGEKTNIVGGVTNEADLTNNNIGVVSNGDDTLTVKLKKDIDLGIDGSVTAGATTINNNGLTVGGNTYVTPNGINANNQKITNVANGTDPNDAVNFSQLQNAIGGTAKASTVKAKDANVTVTEGTNATGGKEFTVGLGNKITVGTAHPVTVDGDAGHVTGLTNTDWNVDNPQAVSGRGATEDQLKKVNDKVNTNKSAIDKNAGDINTNTQNITKNAGDIVNINKTLDKGLNFDGDSGAVINKKLGEKVSVKGGATGALSDGNIGVVSDGTGTLNVKLAKNLTGLESVTAGNTKIDNGGLTVGGKTYVSPTGINANDRKITNVADGDVAANSKDAVNGGQLHQVKEDLGNTITNTKNELNTNINNAKDEVINKGLRFDADNNSEKTNKLGSKVTVNGDNNITTEITQTGDDTKIGVTLNQDLNVKTLTATDTVKAGGVTVGKHADTKNYVTGLDNKDWDVNTSNPVSGRAATEDQLKEISDVIKSQGAASTDYRLVANPAAADGAYTVDSNGDVDLTVEDKNHAGKKETVKIKDVASKSSLDKLNDRAVKYDVDNGGNVDKTKVTYEGPAYANKTGGTHVTNVAYATGNDGSEAVNVDYLKDKIKDSEDILTNKGLKFDANNGGEKTNKLGSKVTVKGDNSNIITEISQDGNGDSTIDVKLGKDLKTETITATGANGKDGKIGINGKDGVTTNISVTRDGQPGVDGAAGTTTTRIVYQKPDGTNEEVATLNDGLKFKGDMGATSNVKLNKQVDITGGVTSASDLATGNNIGVTSAAVDADGNAKLQLQLAKNLTGLQSVTASDTVKAGTVTMGKQTDGANPANTGNYVTGLDNKAWDIQNPTIASGRAATEDQLKTVSDEVKKQGANATDYRLVKNAAEADGAYKVDDNGAIDLTVEDKNHPGQKETVKLKDIASKSKLDDVVAKGLQFDANSGGVQTNKLGSRITVQGEGKADDADYSGENIKTFIKQDAATGNTTIDVKMNKNLKAESVKVGKDGKDGVSITGPTGVAGQDGNNGKVGITGADGKDAVSMSGKDGVGHIGLTGPAGTNGVNGTNGIDISVKNGYDDAAKGVKGANGVDGVDGITRIVYQDKNGEHQVATMDDGMMYGGDTGNVIKKKLNNQVNVKGGISDESKLAAEDNIGVVSDGSDTLKLRLAKELKGLTSATFTNGGNTTAINGDGVKITNGPSITKNGIDAGGNKITNVADGVAGSDAVNKSQLDKAAAAASTTVTAGKNITVTPSNNGNGSKNYEVSLNDQVTLGTDPTKQVAIDGTAGTIKAGDKVEIDGNKGTIKAGNVTIDGENGTIKAGDKVTIDGKDGKIAAGKVSVDGKDGYVTGLENKDWDPDNITSGRAATEDQLQKSHKSLDNKINNLGDEITKKGMNFAGNTGQFHRDLGQKVTIKGEGTESDDKYFGENIKTVADQDGNVNIKMAKNLKTDSLTTDKVKVGKNGQDGVSITGPNGADGTDGKVGITGKDGKDAVSMSGKDGVGHIGLTGKDGRNADITVDKGDPDLDGNNITRIKYQDENGKTHQVATKDDGMKYGGDSGSVIKKKLNEQVNVVGGITDASKLTTEDNLGVVSDGTGNLKVRMAKDLKGLETVTTKDAAGNTTVMNGGGVTITPAGGNAVSLTKDGLNNGGNTITNVGPGVNGTDAVNVNQLKGATDGLANAINSVAGETQRVGAHAAAMSALKPIQYDPLEPTQVMAGIGNYRGETAAALGVAHYTAEDTMFHVGVSVGSHHNMVNAGVTRKFGTSDAKKAVPERYKGGPISSVYVLQDEVVALKAENERMKQSLAELSTVKEDNEEMKAQIALLMQQAGLSK, from the coding sequence ATGAAGATGGATAAGAAAAAATTAGTCTATTTATGTGTAGGTGCATGTGTAACGACAACGTTTTTTCCAGCTATTCAAGTTGATGCGGCGGGGTTGTCAGCAACAAGTCTTAATGTAGGAGATCAGAATACTGCTACTGGAAATTATGTGGCAACGATTGGTTATAAAAATAAGGCAACTGGAGAGAATAGTATTGTTATAGGGGATAATAGTCAGGCAACAGGGGCTTCTTCTGTTGCTATGGGCTCTGAAGCGAAGGCGTTAGCCAAAAACTCTTTTGCTCTTGGGACGAAAACGACGGCTAATGGCGTTAGCTCCGTTGCTTTTGGTAATGGCACATCTACAGCAGCAGGTGCAACAGGTGCAACAGCATTTGGTTATGAAACAAAAGCAAATGCTGTATCGGCAACCGCTTTTGGTTATCAAACTGAAGCCAGTGGTAGTAACAGTACTACGTTTGGTAATAATACAAAGGCATCTGGAGAACAGTCTACCGCGTTTGGCTCTGAAACAATAGCAGAGGGAAAGAATGCGACAGCTTTTGGTTATAAAACCAATGCTAAGGGTGAAGATGCGACAGCATTTGGTATTGGTACTATAGCTAGCGGTACGCAGGCCACAGCCTTTGGTTTAGAGAATATCGCATCTGCTAAATCAGCGACAGCTTTTGGTTCTAATAATACAGCTTCTGGTGAAAATAGTACTGTTTTTGGTGCTAAAAATATAGCGTCAGGTTCGCTATCTACGGTGTTTGGTTTCGAGTCGAAAGCAACAAATACACAGGCAACGGCTTTTGGTAATTCTACAGAAGCAAATGGCGTGGTAGCAACAGCTTTTGGTAATGAGTCGGTTGCTAATGGTACATATGCCACAGCTTTTGGGAACTGGACGGTAGCTAATGGCACGGCCTCTACAGCTTTTGGTGCAGGCTCTCATGCTTACGGTAAAAAATCCACTGCTTTTGGTAGTGAATCTCGGGCACATGGTGAAAATTCTTTGGCAGCACTAGGGGGTTACACAGGTGCTAATGCACTTAATGGCGTAGCTCTTGGCTGGGGTTCTAAAGTAGAAAAAGCAGATACTTATGCATTAGGTACATTATCTACTGCACATGGTGAAAAAGGTGCTACTGCTATAGGTACTAGCTCATTAGCTGCAGGTGATTATACGACTGCTATCGGGTACCAGGCAGGTTCACAATCCACTGCCACCATGGCACCTAATGATGGTACGGTTCGCATTGATACAAGTAGTTTACAAAAAAGTAATGACAGTATTTTTATTGGTAAAAATGCTGGTCGTGATGTATTGGGTGCGGATAATGTAGTTATTGGTAATTATAATGTAGCTGATAATGCACCCGGCACTAATAAAGGTACTTTCGCCGGCATAACAGCGGTAGGTCGTGAAGCTAAAGTTCTTTCTAATAAAGGTGTTGCGGTAGGGTATACATCTTCCGTAGCTGCGAATAGTGAGAGTGCAATTGCTATTGGCGACCAAGCTAGTGCGAAAAATGCACCAAAAGGTATTGCTATTGGTAAAGGTGCGAAAGCAGAAGCGGAAGATGCTATTTCCATTGGTACAGGTAATACTGTATCTGGTGCACATTCCGGGGCTATTGGTGACCCAACAACGATTACGGGAACAGGTACATATACTGTCGGTAATAATAACGGTACGGTAGCGGCCAATGAATCGGGGGCATTTGGTAATAATAATACATTCTCCGGTACCATCAATAATGTACGTGTAATCGGGAATAACAATACAGCTTCTGCCGACAATGCCATGATTCTGGGCAATCAATCCAGTGTATCGGGAGCAGGGGGCGTGGCGATCGGTACAAATGCTGCGGCGGTAAAAGATTATGATATGGCTATCGGTCATCTGGCGTCCGCGACAGGAACCGCGACGGGCGGTCAGTTCAGCGGGGCGGCGTTAGCTATTGGTACCGGTGCGACAGCTACAGGTCAAAATGCGGTAAGTATCGGTAACGGAGCAAAAGCGGCCAATACATCCACTATCGCTCTCGGCGGCACAGCCGACGGATATGCCGGGACGGCGTTAGGTTATTTGGCGAATGCGGGAGATACGAGTGCGGCGGCTATGGGTTATAATGCGCAGGCTGCAGGTGCCTATGCAACTGCAGTCGGCTCCGCTTCTAAGGCGACCGGAAGTACTGCTACTGCTATCGGAGCCGATTCGAAAGCGAATAATGCGGAGGATGTGGCGCTTGGGGCATCATCTGAAACTGCGGACGCGGTAGGAACGCCTTCCTCAGTTATAAATGGGGTTACTCATAATTTTGCAGGTCAGAATCCGAATTCTACAGTCAGCGTCGGTAAGGTCGGTGTGGAACGCACGATTACTAATGTGGCGGCCGGACGTATCAGTGCTGCATCTACGGATGCCATTAACGGCAGCCAGTTGTTTGCCGTTACTGAAGAACTTAATAAAGGGATTGTCTATTCAGGTGATGTAAAAGCCGCTGCGGCAGGTACTAATGAATTTATGCAGAGATTTGGTGAAAAGACCAATATTGTCGGTGGTGTAACCAATGAAGCGGATTTAACGAATAATAATATCGGGGTTGTTTCCAATGGTGACGATACTTTGACGGTTAAATTGAAAAAAGATATTGATCTCGGTATTGATGGCAGTGTTACAGCCGGCGCAACGACTATCAACAACAACGGGTTGACTGTGGGCGGTAATACCTATGTGACACCGAACGGTATCAATGCCAATAACCAGAAGATTACCAATGTGGCAAACGGCACCGATCCTAACGATGCAGTTAATTTCAGTCAATTACAGAATGCTATCGGCGGTACTGCCAAGGCGTCCACTGTGAAAGCGAAAGACGCGAATGTAACTGTTACGGAAGGTACAAATGCGACAGGCGGAAAGGAATTCACTGTCGGATTAGGAAATAAGATTACCGTAGGTACGGCACACCCTGTAACTGTAGACGGTGATGCAGGTCATGTAACGGGCCTTACCAATACGGACTGGAATGTGGATAATCCTCAGGCCGTATCCGGCCGCGGAGCGACGGAAGATCAGCTGAAAAAGGTAAATGACAAGGTCAACACCAATAAATCCGCTATCGATAAAAATGCCGGGGATATTAATACTAATACGCAAAATATTACAAAGAACGCGGGGGATATTGTCAACATCAATAAGACCCTTGATAAAGGCTTGAACTTTGACGGTGATTCTGGGGCGGTTATCAATAAAAAATTAGGTGAAAAGGTATCCGTTAAGGGCGGCGCTACAGGCGCATTGTCTGATGGAAACATCGGTGTTGTATCTGATGGTACAGGCACATTGAATGTGAAATTGGCTAAAAATTTGACAGGGTTGGAGAGCGTTACAGCTGGTAATACTAAGATTGATAACGGCGGTCTGACCGTGGGTGGCAAGACTTATGTATCTCCGACGGGTATCAATGCGAATGACCGGAAAATTACCAATGTTGCTGACGGTGACGTGGCTGCCAACTCCAAGGATGCCGTAAACGGCGGTCAGTTACATCAGGTTAAAGAAGATCTTGGCAATACAATCACTAATACTAAGAATGAATTAAATACGAATATTAATAATGCCAAGGATGAAGTTATCAATAAGGGCCTTCGTTTCGACGCTGACAACAACAGTGAAAAAACGAATAAGCTCGGCTCCAAGGTAACCGTAAACGGCGATAATAATATCACTACTGAAATTACTCAAACCGGGGATGACACCAAGATCGGCGTTACACTAAATCAGGATCTTAATGTTAAGACGTTGACGGCTACAGATACTGTGAAAGCAGGCGGCGTAACGGTGGGTAAACACGCTGATACTAAAAATTATGTGACGGGCCTTGATAATAAGGACTGGGATGTGAACACATCTAATCCTGTAAGCGGTCGCGCAGCTACAGAAGATCAATTGAAGGAAATCAGCGATGTAATTAAAAGCCAAGGTGCTGCTTCTACGGACTATCGTTTAGTTGCGAATCCGGCAGCTGCAGACGGTGCTTATACTGTCGATTCTAACGGTGATGTTGATTTAACTGTAGAGGACAAAAACCATGCAGGTAAAAAAGAAACCGTTAAGATTAAAGATGTTGCATCTAAATCTAGCCTTGATAAATTAAACGATCGTGCGGTTAAGTATGATGTGGATAACGGCGGTAATGTTGATAAAACGAAAGTAACCTATGAAGGTCCTGCGTATGCCAATAAAACAGGCGGTACTCATGTGACGAATGTGGCGTATGCGACTGGTAATGACGGCAGCGAAGCGGTTAACGTGGATTACTTGAAAGATAAGATCAAGGACAGCGAAGACATATTAACTAATAAAGGTTTGAAATTCGACGCCAATAACGGCGGTGAGAAAACGAATAAACTGGGCTCCAAGGTAACTGTTAAAGGGGATAACTCTAATATCATTACGGAAATCTCTCAAGACGGTAACGGCGACAGCACAATTGATGTGAAACTCGGTAAAGATCTCAAAACCGAAACGATTACCGCCACCGGCGCAAACGGTAAAGATGGCAAAATCGGCATCAACGGTAAAGACGGCGTCACTACCAATATTTCCGTCACTCGTGACGGTCAGCCGGGCGTGGACGGTGCGGCAGGCACAACGACGACACGTATCGTGTATCAGAAACCTGACGGCACGAACGAGGAAGTGGCGACTTTGAATGACGGTCTCAAGTTTAAAGGCGACATGGGCGCTACGTCCAATGTTAAACTCAACAAACAGGTGGATATCACCGGCGGTGTGACGAGTGCGTCCGATTTGGCGACCGGTAACAATATCGGCGTCACATCCGCGGCGGTCGATGCCGACGGCAATGCGAAATTGCAGTTGCAATTAGCTAAGAATTTAACAGGCTTGCAATCCGTAACGGCATCCGATACCGTGAAAGCCGGCACCGTCACCATGGGTAAACAAACTGACGGCGCCAATCCTGCGAATACCGGTAACTATGTAACGGGTCTTGATAATAAGGCTTGGGATATTCAAAACCCTACCATCGCATCCGGTCGCGCCGCGACGGAAGACCAGTTGAAAACAGTCAGCGACGAAGTTAAGAAACAGGGTGCCAACGCTACGGATTATCGTCTGGTGAAAAATGCGGCTGAAGCGGATGGTGCTTATAAGGTTGATGATAACGGTGCCATCGATTTGACCGTGGAGGATAAAAACCATCCGGGTCAAAAAGAAACCGTGAAATTGAAAGACATTGCATCCAAATCCAAATTGGACGATGTTGTGGCTAAGGGATTACAGTTTGATGCCAATAGTGGCGGTGTACAAACCAATAAACTCGGCTCCAGAATTACTGTTCAAGGTGAAGGTAAAGCTGACGATGCTGACTATAGCGGTGAAAATATTAAAACTTTCATCAAACAAGACGCGGCGACAGGCAATACGACTATCGACGTGAAGATGAACAAGAATCTTAAAGCTGAATCCGTGAAGGTCGGCAAAGATGGCAAGGACGGTGTATCCATTACAGGTCCTACGGGTGTAGCCGGTCAGGACGGCAATAACGGTAAAGTGGGCATTACTGGTGCCGACGGTAAGGACGCCGTATCCATGTCCGGTAAGGACGGCGTCGGCCATATCGGCTTGACGGGCCCTGCGGGTACGAACGGCGTGAACGGTACAAACGGTATCGACATATCCGTGAAGAACGGCTACGATGATGCGGCTAAAGGTGTGAAAGGTGCAAACGGCGTGGACGGTGTTGACGGTATTACCCGTATTGTTTACCAGGACAAAAACGGCGAACATCAAGTGGCGACCATGGATGACGGCATGATGTACGGCGGCGATACAGGCAATGTGATTAAGAAAAAACTTAACAACCAGGTGAATGTCAAGGGCGGTATCTCCGATGAAAGCAAATTAGCTGCTGAAGATAATATCGGCGTAGTTTCCGACGGTTCCGATACATTGAAATTGCGCTTGGCAAAAGAATTGAAAGGCTTGACGTCTGCTACTTTCACAAACGGCGGCAATACAACGGCTATTAACGGTGACGGTGTGAAAATTACGAACGGTCCGTCCATTACAAAAAACGGTATTGATGCAGGCGGAAACAAGATTACCAATGTGGCCGACGGTGTTGCTGGTAGCGACGCGGTTAATAAATCCCAGTTGGATAAGGCCGCGGCGGCCGCATCCACGACGGTAACGGCAGGTAAGAACATTACGGTTACACCGAGTAACAACGGAAACGGGTCTAAAAATTACGAAGTGAGTCTTAATGATCAGGTGACATTGGGCACGGATCCGACGAAACAAGTGGCAATTGATGGCACCGCAGGTACCATCAAAGCCGGTGATAAAGTTGAAATCGACGGCAATAAGGGTACTATTAAAGCTGGCAATGTAACAATTGACGGTGAAAACGGCACCATTAAAGCTGGCGACAAGGTAACTATCGATGGTAAAGATGGTAAGATTGCAGCAGGCAAGGTATCTGTTGATGGCAAAGACGGTTATGTGACAGGTTTGGAAAACAAAGATTGGGATCCTGACAATATCACAAGCGGTCGTGCTGCTACAGAAGATCAATTGCAAAAATCTCACAAATCCTTGGATAATAAGATTAATAACCTAGGTGATGAAATCACGAAAAAAGGTATGAATTTCGCCGGTAATACAGGTCAATTCCACCGTGATTTAGGTCAAAAGGTTACTATCAAAGGTGAAGGTACAGAGTCTGACGATAAATACTTCGGCGAAAATATTAAAACAGTAGCCGACCAAGATGGTAATGTTAATATCAAGATGGCGAAAAACCTTAAGACTGACAGCTTAACTACTGATAAAGTAAAAGTTGGCAAAAACGGTCAAGATGGCGTATCCATTACTGGCCCTAACGGTGCTGACGGTACAGACGGCAAAGTAGGTATCACAGGCAAAGACGGTAAAGATGCTGTATCCATGTCCGGCAAAGACGGTGTTGGTCATATCGGTTTAACTGGCAAAGACGGCCGTAATGCGGATATTACCGTTGATAAAGGTGATCCAGACTTAGACGGTAACAACATCACTCGTATTAAGTACCAAGACGAAAACGGTAAGACCCACCAAGTGGCAACTAAAGATGATGGTATGAAATACGGTGGCGATAGCGGCTCCGTAATCAAGAAAAAGCTTAACGAACAAGTTAATGTAGTGGGTGGTATTACTGATGCTAGCAAGTTGACTACAGAAGACAATTTAGGTGTCGTATCCGATGGTACCGGCAACCTTAAGGTTCGTATGGCGAAAGACTTGAAAGGTCTTGAAACAGTAACAACTAAGGATGCTGCAGGGAATACTACAGTTATGAACGGTGGCGGTGTAACAATTACACCTGCCGGCGGTAATGCTGTAAGTCTTACTAAAGATGGCCTCAATAACGGCGGTAATACAATTACCAATGTAGGCCCTGGTGTAAACGGCACGGATGCAGTTAACGTAAATCAATTGAAAGGTGCTACAGATGGGTTAGCTAATGCTATTAACTCCGTAGCGGGCGAAACACAACGTGTAGGCGCACATGCAGCGGCTATGTCTGCATTGAAACCTATTCAATATGATCCATTGGAACCAACTCAAGTGATGGCCGGTATCGGTAATTACAGAGGTGAAACTGCGGCGGCTCTTGGCGTTGCACATTACACAGCAGAAGATACAATGTTCCATGTAGGCGTATCTGTTGGTAGTCACCATAACATGGTAAATGCTGGTGTAACACGTAAATTCGGTACTTCCGACGCGAAGAAAGCGGTTCCTGAACGCTATAAGGGCGGTCCTATCAGCTCCGTTTATGTATTGCAGGACGAAGTGGTCGCGTTGAAAGCTGAAAATGAACGCATGAAACAGAGTCTTGCTGAATTGTCTACCGTCAAGGAAGATAATGAGGAAATGAAAGCTCAAATAGCATTGCTGATGCAGCAGGCGGGGCTTTCAAAATAA